In Longimicrobium sp., the genomic window GGCGCAGGACGCCCTGCAGGTGGCCGGTGGCCTGGAATACGAGGGGATCCGCTTCCTGGGCCGGCCCATCCCCCTGCGCGTGGGCGGCCGCTACGCCAAGCTCCCCTTCCGCTATAGCGCGGACTCCGAGTTCCCCGAGGAGCGCGCGGTCACGGGCGGCCTGGGCGTGCTGTTCGGCGGCGGTGCCGCGGCGCTGGAGCTGAGCGGCGAGCGCGGCATGCGCGGCGGCGACGCGGCCGGGCTGGAAGAGTCGTTCTGGCGCGTGTCCTTTTCCCTGGCGCTGCTGGGCCGCTGAGCCTCCGCGGGCCTGACGTAGAAAGCGACCCATCGGATCGCAGCGCCGGGAGCGGTAACGCCGCCCCGGCGCTCGCGCGTTGGGGAGCAAGCCGGAGCGGATTCTGGACGTGCGATTGCGGGGATGGGTGCTTGCAGGCGCACGGCCAAGGATATTTGAACGCAGAGTTCGCAGAGAACAGAAAACGCAGAGAACAGATTGAGTTTTTCTCTGCGAACTCTCTTTTCTACTCTGCGAACTCTGCGTTGAGATCTTTTTCTCGCTCTGCACGAGAAATTCAGGAAGCGATACAGCCTTTCCGCGCTGCTCCGCGTGAGACAGGAACCCGGGATCCAGCTCGCGGTGGATGTGCGGGGCGAGGGAGCACAGCCCGCCGGAGCACAGCGTGCACGCCCCATCCAGCGTAGCCGTAAATCAGGCCTGTTCCTTGCTTTCCACCCGCGGGAGCAGGAATGCGCGGACAAGGGCATGAGCGGCGGGTTAGGGCGCACGGAGCGTCAGAAACATTCCTGCCGGGACGGTTTATCAGGCGGGTAGCGGGACCTGCGCCGGGAGCATCACAGCGCGGGTCCCTTTCACAGGGGTCTTCCCGAGGAGTACCGGAGGTCCGATGAAGCTCAAGCGTACCGTAGTCGCACCCGCCATGGTGGCCGGCGTCGCCCTCGTATCGGGCGGCTGGCTGCTGCAGAACGGCGTGGGCGGCCAGCAGAGCGTGTTTCAGCGCGCCCGCATCTTCGACGAGGTGATCAACTACGTCGAGAGCCGGTACGTGGAGCCGCATTCCTCGGCCGACCTGTACGAAAAGGCCGTGGAGGGGATGCTCACGGAGCTGGGCGACCCGCACACCACCTTCATGTCGGCGGAGGAGTACGAGGACCTGCACCGCCAGACCACCGGCGAGTACGGCGGCCTGGGCGTGCAGATCTCGTCGCGCGACGGCTGGGTGACGGCCGTGGCCATCCTTCCCGAGACCCCGGCCGAGGCGGCGGGAATGCGGGTGGGCGACCGGTTCCTGGAGATCGACGGCCAGACCGCCGAGGGGCTCACGGACGACCAGGCGGTGCGCCGGCTCAAGGGCCCCGCGGAGTCCAACGTGACGCTCAAGGTGCAGCGCGTGGGCGTGGCGCAGCCCATCAGCTTCACCATCACGCGCAAGGTCATCCACCTGAAGTCGGTGCCGTACGTCTACATGGCCGCCCCGGGGGTGGGGTACGCCAACCTGATCATGTTCAGCGAGACGAGCACGGACGAGCTGCGCGCGGCCATCGACACGCTGCGCGCGCAGGGCGCCCGCTCGCTGATCCTGGACATGCGCAGCAACCCGGGCGGGCTGCTGGACCAGGGCGTGGGGGTGAGCGACCTGTTCCTGCCCCGCGGCCAGGAGATCCTGGAGACCCGCGCCCGCGACCCGCGCGAGAGCGAGACGTACGCGGCGCGCACGCCGGAGTCGTACGAGGGACTCACGGTGGCGGTGCTGGTGGACGGCTTCAGCGCCAGCGCGGCGGAGATCGTGGCCGGCGCGCTGCAGGACCACGACCGCGCGGTGGTGCTGGGCACCACCACGTACGGCAAGGGCTCGGTGCAGTCGCTGTTCCCGCTCTCGGGCGGCAACTTCCTGAAGATGACGACGGCCAAGTGGTACACGCCGGTGGGCCGCAGCATCCAGAAGGAGCACCGCGCCGGGCAGGAGATGGCCATGGAGGAGCAGCCGGACGCCGTGGGCGCGGACGGCATGCCGGTGGCGGCGGACACGACCAAGCGCGTGCCGTACCGCACGGACAGCGGCCGCACGGTCTTTGGCGGCGGCGGCATCGTGCCGGACCTGGTGGTGCGGCAGGACACGGCCAACGCGGCGGAAAAGGCCTTCTTCGAGGCGGCTTCGTCCAAGGCGGCCAAGTTCCAGGACGCGCTGTTCAGCTACGCGGTGGCCTACGAGCGCAGCCAGCCCAACCTGCGGCCGGACTTCGCCATCACGCCGGAGATGCGGCGCGCCTTCTACGACCGCCTGCAGGCCAACGGCGTGACGATGAGCTGGGCGGTCTACCAGGGCGCCCAGCGCTTCATCGACGCGCAGCTGACGGAGGAGATCGCCCGCAGCAAGTTCGGGGCGGCGGTGGCGGCGCGGCGTGACGACACGGAAGACCGCGTCCTTCAGGAGGCCATCCGCCTGCTGCAGGGCGCGCCCACGCAGCAGGCCCTGCTGCGCGCGGTGCAGCGCCAGCCGCAGTCGGCGGTGCGCCAGGAGGCGGCCGGCCGCCGCTGATGGACCCGGCGGCCCTGGCCGCGGCCTTTGGCGTCGGACTGCTCACCGGCCTGCTGTCGGGGCTGGTGGGGATTGGAGGAGGGGTGCTGATGGTGCCCTTCCTCTACCTTTTTTATGCCCATGCAGCATGGGCGGGGGTGCGGCTGACGCCGGAGGTGGCCACGCTGGCGGCGCACGCCACCAGCCTGTTCGTGATCCTGCCCACGTCCGTTCTCGGTGCGTGGGCCTTCGGGCGCACGGGGCTGGTGGTGTGGCGCGCGGCCGTGCCCATCGGCGTGGCGGCGGCGCTCGCGGCGGTGGCGGCCGCGCAGGTGGCCGACCAGTTGGACCCGCGCTGGCTGCGCCTGTCGTTCGGCATGCTGCTGCTGGTTTCCGGCTGGCGCCTGTATCGCACGCCGGGGCCCGCGGTGGAGGGTGCGGACGCGCCGGAACGGCCGGTGCATCTGTCCCTGCCGGTGACCACGGGTGTGGGTGCGACCATGGGCGTGTTCTCCGCGCTGCTGGGCGTGGGCGGCGGGGTGG contains:
- a CDS encoding S41 family peptidase, coding for MKLKRTVVAPAMVAGVALVSGGWLLQNGVGGQQSVFQRARIFDEVINYVESRYVEPHSSADLYEKAVEGMLTELGDPHTTFMSAEEYEDLHRQTTGEYGGLGVQISSRDGWVTAVAILPETPAEAAGMRVGDRFLEIDGQTAEGLTDDQAVRRLKGPAESNVTLKVQRVGVAQPISFTITRKVIHLKSVPYVYMAAPGVGYANLIMFSETSTDELRAAIDTLRAQGARSLILDMRSNPGGLLDQGVGVSDLFLPRGQEILETRARDPRESETYAARTPESYEGLTVAVLVDGFSASAAEIVAGALQDHDRAVVLGTTTYGKGSVQSLFPLSGGNFLKMTTAKWYTPVGRSIQKEHRAGQEMAMEEQPDAVGADGMPVAADTTKRVPYRTDSGRTVFGGGGIVPDLVVRQDTANAAEKAFFEAASSKAAKFQDALFSYAVAYERSQPNLRPDFAITPEMRRAFYDRLQANGVTMSWAVYQGAQRFIDAQLTEEIARSKFGAAVAARRDDTEDRVLQEAIRLLQGAPTQQALLRAVQRQPQSAVRQEAAGRR
- a CDS encoding sulfite exporter TauE/SafE family protein codes for the protein MDPAALAAAFGVGLLTGLLSGLVGIGGGVLMVPFLYLFYAHAAWAGVRLTPEVATLAAHATSLFVILPTSVLGAWAFGRTGLVVWRAAVPIGVAAALAAVAAAQVADQLDPRWLRLSFGMLLLVSGWRLYRTPGPAVEGADAPERPVHLSLPVTTGVGATMGVFSALLGVGGGVVGVPLLIHVVRLELKRVAATSLAIVTATSLGGVAAYMVDGPASPVRPGWSVGYVDFGVGLALVAGTLLSVRWGTTLNRRLNPRTLAVVFALLFAVSGARLVMGNLPW